The following proteins are encoded in a genomic region of Desulfosporosinus youngiae DSM 17734:
- a CDS encoding universal stress protein has translation MNDSKFKVLLYFDDSQQAFYAAVHTATLLRNMPNMHLTVVQAQEGCEDSKITEYSWLDTKDLVNWAMARSNAKGTEYYWPIRANSDWMKRVTNASNSSVKDKYHEILSKTNEVFSERAEDVSHVMIYCNSGISDTIEALNDYAAKNSYNLIIMGTRGLNTLKALLFGYLVNNSPIPMMLVKKLPQAFIKH, from the coding sequence ATGAATGATTCTAAGTTCAAAGTGCTCCTCTACTTTGATGATTCACAGCAGGCTTTTTATGCAGCTGTTCATACGGCAACCTTATTAAGGAATATGCCTAATATGCATTTAACTGTAGTACAGGCACAGGAGGGCTGTGAGGATTCAAAGATTACGGAATATAGCTGGCTCGACACAAAAGATTTAGTCAATTGGGCCATGGCAAGAAGTAATGCCAAAGGTACTGAATATTATTGGCCGATTCGTGCGAATTCGGATTGGATGAAGAGAGTTACTAACGCTTCTAATTCCTCTGTTAAAGACAAGTATCATGAAATTCTTTCTAAAACCAACGAAGTATTTTCAGAAAGAGCTGAGGATGTTAGTCATGTTATGATATATTGTAATTCCGGTATTTCCGACACTATAGAGGCACTCAATGATTATGCAGCAAAAAACTCCTATAATTTAATTATTATGGGGACAAGAGGTCTTAATACTTTGAAGGCTTTGCTTTTCGGTTATTTAGTCAATAACTCACCAATACCGATGATGTTGGTAAAGAAGCTCCCCCAAGCTTTTATTAAGCACTAA
- a CDS encoding universal stress protein — protein sequence MSDFKFNVLLYSDGSQQAFSAAVYAANLLKNMPNMHLTIVQVQEGEDGSAGTEYRWIDTWPVSPTAEWMKRVIETDTNVKELYTDILTTTNGIFTERVRNVSHHVIHCNPSITDTVDALLEYAEENHFKLIIMGTRGLTTLKGLIFGCLAHNVLNRSPIPVLLIKKLPQDFIDGYCSA from the coding sequence ATGAGTGATTTTAAGTTTAATGTACTCCTTTATTCCGATGGGTCACAGCAGGCTTTTTCTGCAGCTGTTTATGCTGCCAACCTGCTGAAGAATATGCCGAATATGCATTTAACCATTGTGCAAGTTCAAGAAGGCGAAGATGGTTCTGCAGGGACGGAGTACAGATGGATTGATACCTGGCCGGTTAGCCCTACTGCTGAATGGATGAAGAGGGTTATAGAAACCGATACGAATGTCAAAGAACTGTATACCGATATTCTAACAACCACCAACGGAATTTTTACCGAAAGAGTACGGAATGTCAGTCACCATGTAATACATTGTAATCCCAGCATTACTGATACGGTAGATGCCCTGCTTGAGTATGCGGAAGAAAATCATTTTAAGTTAATTATTATGGGGACACGGGGGTTGACAACTTTAAAGGGTTTGATTTTCGGCTGCTTGGCACACAACGTACTTAACAGGTCTCCGATACCGGTGTTGTTAATTAAGAAGCTTCCTCAAGATTTTATCGACGGTTATTGCTCTGCCTGA
- a CDS encoding universal stress protein: MNGAKFNVLLYSDESRSASFALAYTAMLMTNMPNMSLAVVTIKESNRGSNTETINQDSWPVSHQSERMKIILDILSARKADIHHQVIYCNPNIPDTANALLEYARKKSIDLIVIGAGDVGTLKGLIFGSLAHTLQKKSPIPVLQVKNVSEDFLERYKSKPSQALRLLEIDKQNGDC, encoded by the coding sequence ATGAATGGAGCCAAGTTTAACGTACTACTTTATTCAGATGAGTCACGGTCAGCTTCCTTTGCTCTCGCATACACAGCTATGCTAATGACCAATATGCCAAATATGTCTTTAGCTGTGGTAACGATCAAAGAAAGTAATCGTGGCTCTAACACTGAGACTATAAATCAAGATTCTTGGCCGGTCAGTCACCAATCTGAGCGTATGAAAATCATTCTGGATATATTATCTGCCCGAAAAGCAGACATTCATCACCAGGTTATATATTGTAACCCGAACATTCCTGATACGGCAAACGCTCTTCTTGAGTATGCAAGAAAAAAATCGATTGATCTGATCGTTATAGGTGCAGGAGACGTTGGAACTTTGAAAGGCCTGATTTTTGGGAGTTTAGCTCACACCCTACAAAAGAAGTCGCCTATACCGGTATTACAGGTTAAGAACGTTTCTGAGGATTTTCTTGAACGTTACAAATCAAAGCCAAGCCAAGCTTTAAGATTATTGGAAATTGATAAGCAGAATGGGGACTGCTAA
- a CDS encoding TerD family protein, with translation MAVRLSKGQKVDLTKTNPNLKEIIVGLGWASNPAASNYDYDLDASAFLVGSDGKVRDENDFVFYNNPSGGQGSVKHSGDHKKGSGEGDDEQIRINLSAVPGHIQRISFTITINDAQMKRQSFGDIKNSYVRILNASTNELLLKYELGQEFSVETAIVAAEIYRHAGEWKFNAIGSGFQGGLAALCRNFGLEVEGEQSSQGVNNSMNTGYGNTANPNFGSPGPVSSPVPYSGSGNTRNSSYSHAQNSSYGNNNSQSFGQSGGYRPDQGGMVCPRCHSHQVTAGKKGFGLGKAAIGGVLLGPVGLLAGFIGSKNMEFVCMSCKERWNSGSNANTAEWLQRQTENARNIVNKYMGKDLTEALVAGSALVALADGVIEPAERQKLIDYFRTSQEMRGININEVDSRFNYYIQRIQSDHMLGKAEALRTIGKLASKPEAARLVVRLCCAIGFADGEFAPVEKQVVEEICREVHLDPREFVF, from the coding sequence ATGGCAGTAAGACTTAGTAAAGGGCAGAAAGTAGACCTTACAAAAACTAATCCTAATCTCAAGGAAATTATCGTTGGGTTGGGGTGGGCTTCTAATCCGGCAGCCAGTAACTATGATTATGATTTGGATGCTTCGGCTTTTTTAGTAGGCTCTGATGGCAAGGTAAGGGATGAAAACGATTTTGTGTTTTATAATAATCCTTCCGGAGGTCAGGGTTCAGTCAAGCACAGCGGGGATCATAAGAAAGGTTCCGGCGAGGGGGATGACGAGCAGATTCGTATTAACCTGTCAGCGGTTCCCGGGCATATCCAGAGAATTTCGTTTACGATTACGATTAATGATGCTCAAATGAAGCGACAAAGTTTTGGAGATATAAAGAACTCCTACGTGAGGATTCTTAATGCCAGTACCAATGAATTACTTCTTAAATATGAACTGGGTCAGGAATTTTCTGTGGAAACAGCCATTGTTGCTGCCGAAATTTACCGTCATGCCGGGGAGTGGAAATTTAATGCCATTGGGAGCGGGTTTCAAGGCGGCCTGGCTGCTCTATGCCGTAATTTTGGCCTGGAAGTTGAGGGAGAACAATCCTCACAGGGTGTCAATAATTCCATGAATACGGGCTATGGAAATACTGCAAATCCGAACTTTGGCAGTCCGGGACCGGTCAGCTCCCCGGTGCCTTACAGCGGTTCCGGGAACACCCGGAATAGCTCCTATTCCCATGCTCAAAATAGTTCGTATGGGAATAATAACTCCCAATCCTTTGGACAGAGCGGTGGGTATCGTCCGGATCAAGGGGGCATGGTCTGCCCGCGCTGCCATTCGCATCAGGTAACAGCCGGTAAGAAAGGGTTTGGTCTTGGCAAGGCTGCAATCGGGGGGGTTTTATTAGGTCCGGTCGGGCTCTTAGCCGGGTTTATTGGAAGTAAAAATATGGAGTTCGTCTGCATGAGCTGCAAAGAACGGTGGAATTCAGGCAGCAACGCGAACACTGCTGAATGGCTGCAAAGACAAACCGAAAATGCCCGCAATATCGTGAACAAATATATGGGGAAAGATCTGACGGAAGCTTTGGTTGCCGGCAGCGCTTTGGTGGCTTTAGCAGACGGAGTTATCGAACCGGCAGAAAGGCAGAAGCTCATAGATTATTTCCGTACTAGCCAGGAGATGCGCGGCATTAATATTAATGAAGTAGATTCTCGTTTTAATTACTATATTCAGCGGATTCAAAGTGATCATATGCTGGGCAAGGCTGAAGCTTTAAGGACCATTGGCAAATTAGCGAGTAAACCTGAAGCTGCCCGCTTAGTCGTCCGATTGTGTTGTGCAATAGGTTTTGCTGACGGAGAATTTGCTCCGGTGGAGAAGCAAGTTGTCGAGGAGATTTGCCGCGAGGTTCACTTGGACCCCAGAGAGTTTGTATTTTAG
- a CDS encoding sigma-54-dependent transcriptional regulator, which yields MFATHFLLVKEVFLLNKILVIDDEEHLCWALERGLRQEGYQVMTSTRGKEGLELIQNETPSLVILDLKMPEMDGLEVLVKARDLMPKLPVIMITAHGSIDTAIEAMKLGAIDYISKPFDLNELKIVVKKALMVSRLREEVVFLRSELNKKHGRILGNSPAIQEVNTLVEKVANSNATVLITGESGTGKEVTALSIHNLSYRREKPYVAINCAALPESLLESELFGHEKGAFTGAVVRKSGRFELADQGTLFLDEVTEMPLSMQVKLLRVLQERQFERVGGTESIKVDVRIIAATNRDPMECVKRGTFREDLYYRLNVLPIYIPPLRERSEDISLLTIHFLQKFNPSQEKMISPEAMELLMNYKWPGNVRELQNVIERSVILSQGNQIEARHLPKEIQNVEHKKRTIEQGLILNFPDKGISFDEVEKELILKALEKSKGNQTRAAQLLGLTRSALLYRAQKYQLKL from the coding sequence ATGTTTGCAACTCACTTTCTGTTAGTGAAGGAAGTGTTTTTATTGAATAAGATACTTGTCATAGATGATGAAGAGCATCTGTGTTGGGCACTCGAGAGAGGCCTCCGTCAGGAAGGATATCAGGTAATGACTTCTACGCGGGGGAAAGAAGGCCTTGAACTAATTCAGAATGAAACACCTTCCTTGGTTATTCTTGATCTCAAAATGCCTGAAATGGATGGATTAGAAGTATTGGTCAAGGCCAGAGACCTCATGCCAAAGCTTCCCGTAATTATGATTACTGCCCATGGTTCGATAGATACTGCCATCGAAGCTATGAAATTGGGGGCAATTGACTATATTTCCAAGCCATTCGACCTTAACGAGCTTAAGATAGTTGTAAAAAAGGCCTTAATGGTTAGCCGGTTACGAGAAGAAGTTGTTTTTTTGCGTTCTGAACTGAACAAAAAACATGGCCGGATTTTAGGTAATAGCCCGGCTATTCAAGAAGTTAACACTCTTGTGGAAAAGGTCGCTAACAGTAATGCTACGGTATTAATTACCGGAGAAAGCGGAACCGGCAAAGAAGTTACGGCACTTTCGATTCATAATTTAAGTTATCGCCGGGAAAAACCTTATGTGGCGATTAACTGTGCAGCCCTGCCGGAGTCATTGCTGGAAAGCGAGTTATTTGGCCACGAAAAGGGAGCGTTCACAGGTGCTGTTGTTAGAAAATCAGGTCGTTTTGAATTAGCTGATCAAGGAACACTTTTCTTGGATGAGGTTACCGAAATGCCTTTGTCTATGCAAGTTAAATTGCTGAGAGTTCTGCAGGAAAGGCAGTTTGAACGGGTAGGTGGAACCGAAAGCATTAAAGTTGATGTAAGGATTATTGCTGCAACGAATCGCGATCCTATGGAGTGTGTTAAACGCGGCACCTTTCGTGAAGATTTGTACTATCGCTTAAATGTATTGCCGATTTATATTCCCCCGCTGAGGGAACGATCAGAAGATATTTCTTTACTGACAATACACTTTCTTCAAAAATTTAATCCTTCTCAGGAAAAAATGATTTCTCCGGAGGCTATGGAGTTATTGATGAATTATAAATGGCCGGGAAATGTCAGAGAGTTACAGAACGTGATTGAAAGGTCCGTTATTCTTTCTCAGGGAAATCAAATTGAGGCAAGGCATTTACCAAAGGAAATTCAAAACGTTGAACACAAGAAACGAACTATTGAGCAAGGTTTGATTCTGAATTTTCCAGATAAAGGGATATCCTTTGATGAGGTAGAGAAGGAACTGATCCTTAAAGCTCTTGAAAAGAGTAAAGGGAATCAAACCAGAGCGGCTCAACTTTTAGGGCTTACTCGTTCAGCGCTTCTTTATAGAGCTCAAAAGTACCAATTAAAGCTATAA
- a CDS encoding SLC13 family permease: MSGNNAKRIFFIILGIALFLGFYSAPQFGPAVDPSGQSFALSQEGKAAIGLFFLAAIWWVFEVTPIGVTSLMIGVVQALFLIRPAKEAFRDFMDPTVLFILGSLLIGLAFTKSGITKRIAYKMLDIVGEDTRKILLGVFIITALLTHIMAHTAVAATMFPILLTILALYNGDNSDGKPSKFGKALFIGMAYTAGAGSICTLLGGARNPAAVGFYTEFTGIEVSFVDFSLHLAPFGWATVFLIWALLMVIYKPEKSTIPGLREKAKSEYAKLGPIKKNEIFVSVVVAFALAMLVLQAVIPALKTMDRSVPLLLAGVLFFLSNILTVEDLEKKIPWNIVLLFSGAMSIGFCLWQTGAAQWIAIKWLGMLAGAHWLVFVLAVCFLVMLMTNFIMNVAAIAITLPVALVMAQYLGVNPELILYGATAMAGMPFLLLIGAAPNAMAYESKQFTTGEFFVSGIPASAVLMGVLVLMTFTYWPIVGLSPLLK; the protein is encoded by the coding sequence ATGAGTGGTAATAATGCAAAACGTATTTTCTTTATTATACTTGGAATTGCGTTATTTTTAGGATTTTACTCTGCACCACAGTTTGGACCGGCAGTTGATCCTTCCGGCCAATCCTTTGCCTTAAGTCAAGAAGGCAAGGCAGCCATTGGTTTATTCTTCCTTGCCGCAATTTGGTGGGTCTTTGAAGTAACCCCTATCGGTGTTACCAGCCTCATGATTGGGGTTGTGCAGGCTTTGTTCCTGATACGGCCTGCTAAGGAAGCCTTTAGAGATTTTATGGATCCGACAGTCTTGTTTATTTTAGGTTCCCTGCTCATAGGTTTAGCCTTCACTAAGTCAGGGATAACTAAGAGAATCGCCTATAAAATGTTAGATATTGTAGGCGAAGATACCAGAAAGATTCTATTAGGGGTATTTATTATTACGGCCTTATTAACCCATATCATGGCTCATACAGCCGTGGCCGCAACTATGTTCCCAATTTTATTGACGATCTTAGCCTTGTATAATGGTGATAATTCCGATGGAAAACCCTCAAAATTCGGTAAGGCTTTGTTCATAGGGATGGCTTACACTGCTGGTGCAGGGAGTATCTGTACTCTGCTTGGTGGAGCGCGTAACCCTGCTGCAGTTGGTTTCTATACAGAGTTTACCGGTATTGAAGTTTCTTTTGTTGACTTTTCCCTGCACTTGGCTCCTTTTGGTTGGGCAACAGTATTTCTTATTTGGGCATTGTTAATGGTCATTTATAAGCCGGAAAAGTCTACGATACCGGGCTTACGTGAGAAGGCCAAATCAGAGTATGCAAAACTTGGACCCATTAAAAAGAATGAGATATTCGTAAGCGTTGTTGTTGCCTTTGCACTGGCTATGCTAGTGCTGCAAGCTGTTATTCCAGCCTTAAAGACGATGGATCGTTCCGTTCCGTTGTTGCTTGCCGGAGTATTGTTCTTCCTTTCCAATATATTGACGGTTGAAGATCTGGAAAAGAAAATTCCTTGGAATATCGTTTTACTGTTTTCGGGTGCTATGAGTATTGGTTTCTGTCTATGGCAAACAGGCGCAGCTCAGTGGATCGCTATCAAGTGGTTGGGAATGCTGGCTGGAGCACACTGGTTGGTTTTTGTGTTAGCGGTTTGTTTCCTTGTGATGCTTATGACTAACTTTATCATGAATGTAGCGGCTATTGCTATTACTCTGCCGGTAGCTCTCGTTATGGCTCAGTATCTTGGAGTGAATCCGGAACTTATCCTGTACGGTGCCACTGCTATGGCTGGTATGCCCTTCTTACTCTTGATAGGCGCTGCTCCTAATGCAATGGCCTATGAATCAAAGCAGTTTACAACTGGCGAATTCTTTGTAAGTGGTATTCCTGCCAGTGCTGTTCTTATGGGTGTCTTAGTACTCATGACCTTTACCTACTGGCCAATTGTAGGTTTATCTCCGCTTCTGAAGTAG
- a CDS encoding universal stress protein → MIDPKSLKVLLYTDGSPHSFSATVYAASLFSYMPNMQLTVLQIRESVQGNITGDYNLLETWSSNPNTDWVEHLVDEKDPDSDRGILTKTNKIFSMRGHNVNRQVIYSNYNIPDITDAIIDYATKKNFELIIMGTRGLTSLKGFIYGSLAHNMLSKSAIPVLLIKKLPQEFIDNYCSEVDA, encoded by the coding sequence ATGATTGACCCTAAATCTCTTAAGGTACTTCTTTACACGGATGGTTCCCCGCATTCGTTTTCTGCGACGGTATATGCTGCCAGCCTATTTTCTTATATGCCCAATATGCAATTGACTGTTTTGCAAATACGGGAAAGTGTCCAGGGGAATATTACAGGAGATTATAATTTGTTGGAAACTTGGTCTTCTAATCCGAACACAGACTGGGTGGAGCATTTGGTTGATGAGAAAGATCCGGATTCCGATCGGGGTATTCTTACAAAAACTAATAAAATCTTTTCTATGAGAGGACACAATGTCAATAGACAGGTGATATACTCCAACTACAATATACCTGATATAACCGATGCAATCATTGATTATGCAACTAAAAAGAACTTTGAATTAATTATTATGGGCACGAGGGGATTGACTAGTCTGAAAGGTTTTATTTATGGGAGCTTAGCTCATAACATGCTTAGCAAGTCTGCAATACCGGTTTTGCTGATTAAAAAGCTGCCTCAGGAGTTTATTGATAATTACTGCTCTGAGGTTGATGCGTGA
- a CDS encoding SLC13 family permease, protein MEGNSQVIFATAVFLISYAIIISEKIHRTVVALFGAMIIIIGGVLNQEQAIEAIDFNTIGLLVGMMVIVGIARNSGLFEYLAVWAAKRSKGDPLKIMVSLTIITAILSALLDNVTTVLLVVPITFSIAKSLEINPMPILFSEIFASNIGGTSTLIGDPPNIMIGSATGLGFMDFVINLAPVVIVIMFVTILLLKMLYRKQLVTREELKNNIMMMDPADEIKNMTLLKKSLLAIALTVFGFFIHKYVHLESATIALTGAAFLLLITRDDPEHALGAVEWPVIFFFAGLFMLVGGLEHVGVIEWIAMEALKLTGGAILPTGMLILWLSAIASAFVDNIPFVATMIPLIQDMGRLGGIADLNPLWWSLSLGACLGGNGTIIGASANVVVVGMAEKRGFKWTFVGFMKVAFPLMLVSIVISTIYLYFFYLT, encoded by the coding sequence GTGGAAGGGAATAGCCAAGTAATCTTTGCTACAGCAGTATTTCTGATCTCTTATGCTATTATAATTTCCGAAAAAATTCATCGTACAGTAGTTGCCTTGTTTGGGGCAATGATTATTATCATTGGTGGGGTTCTTAATCAGGAGCAGGCCATTGAAGCTATTGACTTTAATACCATCGGGCTATTGGTCGGTATGATGGTCATTGTGGGAATAGCCAGAAACTCCGGACTTTTTGAATACCTGGCAGTATGGGCTGCTAAACGTAGTAAGGGAGATCCGCTGAAAATTATGGTCTCACTGACAATTATCACTGCCATTCTTTCAGCACTCTTAGACAATGTAACGACTGTATTGTTAGTCGTGCCTATTACCTTTTCAATTGCCAAGTCTTTAGAAATTAACCCAATGCCAATCTTGTTTTCAGAAATATTTGCCTCTAATATTGGTGGGACTTCTACATTAATTGGTGATCCTCCTAATATCATGATTGGATCTGCAACAGGCTTGGGCTTCATGGACTTTGTGATTAACCTTGCACCTGTGGTCATTGTTATTATGTTCGTTACGATACTATTGCTTAAAATGCTATACCGTAAACAATTAGTTACCCGTGAAGAATTGAAGAATAACATCATGATGATGGATCCAGCCGATGAAATCAAGAATATGACTCTTTTGAAAAAATCCTTGTTAGCCATTGCTCTGACTGTCTTTGGCTTTTTTATTCACAAATATGTTCATCTTGAATCTGCTACTATTGCCCTTACAGGAGCCGCATTCCTCTTGCTAATAACCCGTGATGACCCTGAGCATGCTTTGGGAGCAGTTGAATGGCCCGTGATATTCTTCTTTGCCGGACTATTTATGTTAGTTGGAGGATTGGAACATGTCGGAGTTATTGAATGGATAGCTATGGAAGCATTAAAACTTACGGGTGGAGCTATCTTGCCGACGGGAATGTTAATTCTTTGGCTCTCAGCGATAGCTTCTGCCTTTGTAGATAATATACCCTTTGTGGCCACAATGATTCCGCTGATTCAAGATATGGGCAGATTAGGCGGCATTGCAGATCTTAACCCGCTCTGGTGGTCATTATCCCTTGGTGCCTGTCTGGGCGGCAACGGTACAATTATCGGAGCATCGGCTAACGTTGTAGTCGTGGGTATGGCAGAGAAGAGAGGTTTTAAATGGACCTTTGTAGGATTCATGAAAGTGGCATTCCCCTTAATGCTCGTTTCTATTGTCATTTCCACCATATACTTGTATTTCTTCTACTTGACTTAG
- a CDS encoding sulfite exporter TauE/SafE family protein, translating to MKGLYNSFMYAARAHAKWEIETSFNIIKNRKQLLILFIMALPLLIPAMAHAADFIGGKSAFGPSFFSPTTFYGSIAVGVVAGLITGCIGAGGGFVITPALMSLGVKGILAVGTDMFHIFAKAIMGTTLHKKMGNVHAGLAIAFLIGSGLGVTGGGMINRALFNYNPVMSDLLISSVYVILLGFLGFFALSEYIGMRKKSPKGGDAHGGPDEMTALGAKLQSINLAPMIKFDEHVVPGGRRISGIFVAICGSVTGFLASILGVGGGFVTFPMFVYGLGISTGTTVGTDILQIIFTAGYGSIAQYAIYGYVFYTLAMGMLLGSLFGIQVGAITTKVVPGTQIKAFYALAILAGFVNRLFALPEKLAQMNYITLVPSTAAIITKIGVWLFFGLVSIFAFWIIGTFIANIPKLRAESGYDVEDTKGGVSQ from the coding sequence ATGAAAGGTTTATACAACTCTTTTATGTATGCAGCGCGGGCTCATGCTAAGTGGGAGATTGAAACATCTTTTAACATTATAAAAAACCGTAAGCAACTTTTAATACTGTTTATTATGGCCTTGCCCTTACTCATTCCTGCCATGGCTCATGCGGCCGATTTTATCGGCGGCAAATCAGCCTTCGGACCGTCCTTTTTTTCACCGACTACTTTTTATGGCTCCATAGCAGTGGGTGTCGTTGCAGGTCTTATTACAGGATGTATTGGGGCGGGCGGGGGCTTTGTAATCACACCTGCGCTCATGAGCCTGGGAGTAAAAGGAATCTTGGCAGTAGGTACCGACATGTTTCACATCTTTGCTAAGGCCATCATGGGCACCACCCTGCACAAGAAAATGGGTAACGTTCATGCAGGTCTGGCCATCGCCTTTCTAATCGGTTCCGGACTAGGGGTTACAGGCGGCGGTATGATAAATCGTGCATTGTTTAACTATAACCCTGTAATGAGTGATTTATTAATTAGTTCTGTCTACGTTATTCTGCTTGGATTTCTCGGGTTTTTCGCTTTGAGTGAGTATATTGGCATGAGAAAAAAATCACCTAAAGGCGGCGACGCTCATGGCGGACCAGATGAGATGACCGCTTTAGGCGCTAAACTCCAATCCATTAACTTGGCTCCTATGATTAAATTTGATGAGCATGTTGTTCCCGGCGGGAGAAGAATATCCGGTATTTTTGTAGCAATATGTGGAAGTGTAACTGGATTTTTGGCTTCTATACTAGGTGTTGGCGGCGGTTTTGTTACCTTCCCAATGTTTGTATACGGGCTGGGGATTTCGACAGGAACTACAGTTGGAACCGATATTTTACAAATTATCTTTACAGCCGGTTACGGTTCTATTGCTCAGTATGCCATCTATGGTTATGTATTCTACACCCTGGCTATGGGTATGCTGCTGGGTTCCTTATTTGGCATCCAAGTAGGCGCTATCACCACCAAGGTGGTCCCGGGCACACAGATCAAGGCCTTTTATGCTTTAGCCATATTAGCGGGCTTTGTCAACAGACTCTTTGCTCTGCCGGAAAAATTAGCGCAGATGAACTATATTACCCTTGTGCCGTCTACGGCTGCCATAATCACTAAGATAGGCGTATGGTTATTCTTTGGACTAGTGTCCATTTTCGCCTTCTGGATTATAGGTACCTTTATCGCAAATATACCAAAGCTGCGGGCTGAGTCCGGCTATGATGTTGAGGATACCAAAGGAGGTGTTTCCCAATGA
- a CDS encoding ATP-binding protein: protein MLRILKNKSFATQIMFTVAAILLIPILVMMYDIVFSGAKDEMLLKTKEERLGTMVNATVQSLTEVIERSNLEDSTRLSPRDIAIIANAFDIIAKPLADGNPGVRLGLYIPETNDLYVYGFLHQYRPQTPEEIQAREYRILDEASSGLTAVKATKEPLSRIAGSLGNQAFEYLMPVMRDGKLIAIAWADEQVHPVFAQSRQFSLITRYLTLIGLIIGLGAALYIIHNLAAEVQLIKNGILSMQEDSEKRLSSMPGEIGEVVQAINNMADNLKEKKRLEEELMRSERLVALGRLVTGVAHELRNPLAIVRATVQVMEGEFKTAPELQEYTKVICDQVDRGNLVIKELLDFGRPNKPVVSPTELNCLLESVLTFTYPMLRQNKIVLEKRFEADMPLVNIDRDRMKQVFVNLILNAIQAMQGGGKLLIESFVKGENVEVHFADTGTGIALNDLSRVFDPFYTTRDDGAGLGLSICYQIIHMHKGRIWVSETAPQGTIMAVSLPVGTYTEGADQLANISEPKDKLYPTYHQ, encoded by the coding sequence TTGTTAAGAATTCTAAAAAATAAATCCTTTGCTACCCAAATAATGTTTACAGTTGCCGCCATTCTATTGATCCCTATTCTAGTGATGATGTATGACATAGTTTTTTCAGGGGCTAAGGATGAAATGCTGTTAAAAACAAAGGAAGAGCGGCTGGGGACCATGGTTAACGCGACTGTACAGAGCTTAACTGAAGTTATAGAGCGTTCAAATCTGGAAGACAGCACCCGTCTCTCGCCAAGGGATATAGCTATCATTGCCAACGCTTTCGATATTATTGCCAAGCCACTGGCTGATGGTAATCCGGGAGTGCGCTTGGGGTTATATATCCCTGAAACGAATGATCTGTATGTTTATGGCTTTCTTCATCAATACCGTCCTCAAACACCTGAGGAGATCCAAGCAAGAGAATATCGAATTTTAGACGAGGCTTCCTCAGGTCTAACGGCTGTGAAGGCAACCAAAGAGCCTCTTTCACGTATCGCGGGTTCACTAGGCAATCAAGCCTTTGAATATCTGATGCCAGTGATGAGAGATGGAAAACTAATTGCTATAGCCTGGGCAGACGAACAAGTTCATCCTGTTTTCGCTCAGAGCAGGCAATTTAGTCTGATCACCCGGTACTTGACGCTTATTGGGCTGATAATCGGCTTGGGAGCTGCTTTATATATCATTCATAACCTGGCAGCGGAGGTGCAATTGATTAAAAATGGAATCTTAAGTATGCAGGAAGATAGTGAAAAAAGACTTTCTTCGATGCCTGGGGAAATCGGAGAGGTTGTTCAAGCCATAAACAACATGGCGGATAACCTGAAGGAAAAGAAACGGCTTGAGGAAGAATTGATGCGCTCTGAAAGACTGGTTGCCTTGGGTCGGCTTGTAACAGGAGTTGCCCATGAGCTGAGAAATCCTTTAGCGATTGTTAGAGCGACTGTCCAAGTCATGGAGGGAGAATTTAAAACAGCACCTGAGCTGCAGGAATATACCAAGGTGATTTGTGATCAGGTTGATCGGGGGAATCTTGTTATCAAAGAGTTGCTGGACTTTGGGCGTCCTAATAAACCGGTTGTTAGTCCGACTGAGTTGAATTGCTTATTGGAATCTGTTCTTACCTTTACTTACCCAATGTTAAGGCAAAATAAAATTGTGTTGGAAAAGCGGTTTGAAGCTGACATGCCTTTGGTAAATATCGATAGGGATCGCATGAAACAGGTTTTTGTCAATCTGATTCTAAACGCTATTCAGGCAATGCAAGGTGGGGGTAAACTCCTTATTGAATCATTCGTCAAAGGAGAGAACGTCGAAGTTCATTTTGCCGATACTGGCACGGGTATCGCCCTTAACGATCTTTCACGAGTATTTGATCCGTTTTATACGACAAGGGATGATGGGGCGGGGTTGGGGTTGTCAATCTGTTATCAAATCATACACATGCACAAAGGGAGAATTTGGGTTTCTGAAACCGCTCCTCAAGGGACTATCATGGCGGTGAGTCTACCGGTGGGGACTTATACTGAAGGTGCAGATCAATTGGCGAACATTTCTGAACCGAAGGATAAGCTATATCCAACATATCATCAATAG